Proteins co-encoded in one Spirosoma endbachense genomic window:
- a CDS encoding SgcJ/EcaC family oxidoreductase encodes MQNSKRALLSLLLCVAVAHIGHAQTDEKAIENQVDKLVSDWNTHSFKNMDTYTTEDVEWVNIVGMWWKGRTEVKSAHQRIFDTIFKGVPFTKKSVKIRSLTPEVAVANLICHVGEFFPPDGVNHGTNRMPEADDLLTLVFVKRNGVWLLSAGQNTVIDSRAANGDSKK; translated from the coding sequence ATGCAAAATTCAAAAAGAGCCCTGCTTTCTTTATTGCTCTGCGTAGCCGTAGCTCATATTGGTCATGCACAGACCGATGAAAAAGCAATAGAAAATCAGGTTGATAAGTTGGTTTCAGACTGGAATACTCACTCTTTCAAAAATATGGATACTTATACAACAGAAGATGTTGAATGGGTAAATATTGTTGGAATGTGGTGGAAAGGAAGAACAGAAGTAAAATCGGCTCACCAACGAATATTTGACACAATATTCAAAGGTGTACCTTTTACAAAAAAGAGCGTAAAAATTCGTTCTTTGACCCCTGAAGTGGCCGTTGCTAATCTAATTTGTCATGTTGGTGAGTTTTTCCCACCTGACGGAGTGAATCACGGCACTAATCGCATGCCCGAAGCAGATGACTTATTGACTTTGGTGTTTGTAAAGAGAAATGGGGTGTGGTTGCTTTCAGCTGGCCAAAACACGGTTATAGACTCACGAGCGGCCAATGGTGACAGTAAAAAATAA
- a CDS encoding nuclear transport factor 2 family protein has translation MKMRFLLLVFLVTSIPFLACAQSAEETAVRKVSALEVTAFLSNDTASLAKLWSPNYVVMNPFNKIVSFNEIKVLMRNAKINQIRFDRIIEKITINQNLAIEMGQEIPDEKSAVSGVPKSVTSPRRFTNIWQNSNGSWQLIARQATNVSQ, from the coding sequence ATGAAGATGCGTTTCCTGCTTCTAGTCTTTTTGGTGACATCGATCCCATTTTTAGCCTGTGCTCAGTCCGCTGAGGAGACAGCTGTTCGCAAAGTGAGCGCCTTGGAGGTTACGGCTTTTTTATCGAACGATACCGCTAGTTTAGCCAAGTTATGGTCACCTAACTATGTGGTGATGAATCCGTTTAATAAAATTGTTTCCTTCAATGAAATCAAGGTATTGATGAGAAACGCCAAAATCAATCAAATTCGATTTGATCGAATCATCGAAAAAATCACCATTAATCAGAATCTGGCAATTGAAATGGGTCAAGAAATTCCCGATGAAAAAAGCGCTGTTTCCGGTGTTCCTAAAAGTGTGACTAGCCCACGACGATTTACCAATATTTGGCAGAATAGTAATGGAAGCTGGCAATTAATAGCCCGTCAAGCCACTAACGTAAGTCAATAG
- a CDS encoding NADP-dependent oxidoreductase: MKAVRIHTFGGPEVMKVEDVARPVPAADEILVNVYASGVNPVDWAIREGANIRMRSFLTLPLTLGWDAAGIVAEIGSEVTAFQKGNAVYGVPNFPGNGSYAEYCAAKASQFALKPKSIGFTGAAGVPLASLTAWTALFEHGKLQAGQRVLIQGASGGVGSFAVQFAKAKGAYVIGTASAANLAYLKTLGADEVMDYQSQTVEELLNEVDVVVEASPLRDNSERLKSVTVLKAGGLFVSVNTDFPFDEEVLAALAGKQAKGELAVNQPRQDWLTEIAQLIDEGKVKVLISNVFPLEQVAEAHRESATWHVRGKLVLEIRKEDKLV; the protein is encoded by the coding sequence ATGAAAGCAGTCAGAATTCATACATTTGGCGGACCTGAGGTGATGAAAGTAGAAGACGTAGCACGGCCTGTGCCAGCCGCCGATGAGATTTTGGTGAACGTGTATGCAAGTGGCGTAAACCCGGTAGACTGGGCAATTCGGGAAGGGGCAAATATAAGGATGAGGTCTTTTTTGACCTTGCCACTGACCTTAGGTTGGGATGCGGCCGGCATTGTGGCTGAAATTGGCAGCGAGGTAACCGCCTTTCAGAAAGGCAATGCTGTGTACGGGGTTCCGAATTTTCCCGGCAATGGCAGCTACGCCGAGTATTGTGCGGCCAAAGCCAGTCAATTTGCGCTTAAGCCAAAAAGCATCGGCTTTACGGGGGCAGCGGGGGTGCCGCTGGCCAGCCTCACCGCTTGGACTGCTCTCTTTGAACACGGAAAATTGCAGGCCGGTCAACGCGTTTTAATTCAGGGGGCCTCGGGTGGAGTGGGGAGTTTCGCCGTGCAATTTGCCAAGGCAAAAGGGGCATATGTTATTGGAACCGCTTCGGCCGCCAACCTGGCTTATCTAAAGACGCTAGGGGCCGATGAGGTAATGGATTACCAAAGTCAGACGGTTGAAGAGCTGTTGAACGAGGTAGACGTAGTGGTTGAAGCTTCGCCCCTTCGCGACAACTCGGAACGATTGAAATCGGTGACCGTATTGAAGGCGGGTGGCCTATTTGTGAGCGTCAATACAGATTTTCCGTTTGATGAGGAGGTGCTGGCCGCGCTGGCCGGGAAACAGGCCAAAGGCGAACTCGCCGTGAACCAACCCCGGCAGGACTGGTTAACCGAAATTGCCCAGCTGATTGACGAAGGCAAGGTGAAGGTTCTCATCAGCAACGTGTTTCCGCTGGAGCAGGTGGCGGAAGCCCACCGCGAAAGCGCAACCTGGCATGTGCGGGGTAAGCTGGTCTTGGAAATAAGAAAAGAAGATAAGCTTGTATGA
- a CDS encoding alpha/beta fold hydrolase — translation MKAKCMMYTLIVTLICCIGLAHSQPVGMTAKNIVFKTLKFKPSIGDSVSYEYGLLKVPENRKVTGTRDIELAVLRLKAKNPTTRSPILFLSGGPGQSGISYIQEDYFQALIFDLQDDHDIILLDQRGSGRSTPSLGFPLSDADNKTIFLDEKRAIKLHNEAAAAGLADFKKRGIDIKGYNTVQNAEDLNDLRIALQTEKLNLLAYSYGTHLALALAREHASCIDQMILIGTSGPNHMHHLPVTYDKQLIRISALAAQDSAINGYVPDMMALLKSQLKKLEAHPVVIPIKDQRFKKVVHVPIGKFGLQLILRLDTGDSNDFIYFPALLYGMQQGDYRILQRYVERRYNQFNGRYGSGISAMRQASGATPDRYAQIKSQGKTAVLGTSVNTPDIYGGWQHVDLGDGFRTPFRCELPTLFVSGTLDSNTPVSNVEELLPWFSKGRQLRVENAGHEDMLPNAEVQKEIIRFFRKLEPSRRSISLLKPRFVSFF, via the coding sequence ATGAAAGCCAAATGCATGATGTATACGCTGATCGTCACATTGATTTGTTGCATCGGGCTGGCTCATTCACAACCTGTCGGAATGACAGCTAAAAATATTGTCTTCAAGACATTGAAGTTTAAACCTTCCATTGGAGACAGCGTATCGTACGAGTACGGTTTGCTGAAGGTTCCTGAGAACCGGAAGGTCACCGGGACCCGCGACATTGAGCTCGCTGTATTGAGGTTGAAAGCCAAAAATCCAACCACACGCTCCCCAATCCTGTTTTTGTCAGGCGGACCCGGCCAATCAGGTATCAGTTACATTCAGGAAGACTATTTCCAAGCGCTTATTTTTGACCTCCAGGACGATCATGACATTATTTTACTGGATCAGCGCGGTTCGGGCAGGTCCACGCCCAGTTTGGGATTTCCCTTATCGGACGCGGATAACAAAACTATTTTCCTGGATGAAAAAAGGGCAATAAAGCTTCACAATGAGGCTGCGGCTGCCGGACTCGCCGATTTCAAAAAAAGGGGGATCGACATCAAAGGGTACAATACCGTTCAAAATGCCGAAGACCTGAATGACCTAAGGATTGCCTTGCAGACCGAGAAACTAAATTTACTTGCTTACAGTTACGGCACTCATCTTGCCCTCGCCTTGGCGCGGGAACATGCTTCCTGCATCGACCAGATGATCCTCATTGGAACCTCAGGACCGAATCACATGCACCACCTGCCAGTTACCTATGACAAACAATTAATTCGTATCTCCGCTTTGGCTGCACAGGATTCGGCGATCAATGGCTACGTACCTGACATGATGGCACTGTTGAAAAGTCAGCTAAAAAAACTGGAGGCACATCCTGTTGTCATTCCTATAAAAGACCAGCGATTTAAAAAGGTTGTACACGTTCCCATCGGGAAATTTGGCCTTCAGCTGATTTTGAGGTTAGATACCGGCGACAGCAATGACTTTATTTACTTTCCGGCCCTGTTGTATGGGATGCAGCAAGGAGACTACCGAATCCTGCAACGGTATGTCGAAAGGCGTTACAATCAGTTTAACGGGAGATACGGTTCAGGCATATCTGCCATGCGTCAGGCATCCGGAGCAACACCCGACAGATATGCCCAAATCAAAAGTCAAGGGAAAACCGCAGTTCTGGGAACCAGCGTGAACACCCCGGATATCTATGGAGGATGGCAACATGTTGATCTTGGCGATGGGTTCCGTACACCTTTCAGGTGCGAGCTGCCGACGTTGTTCGTCAGTGGCACACTTGATAGCAATACGCCAGTTTCCAATGTTGAAGAATTGCTCCCCTGGTTTTCTAAGGGGCGGCAACTAAGGGTAGAAAATGCGGGGCATGAAGACATGCTGCCCAACGCCGAGGTTCAAAAAGAGATCATCCGATTTTTTAGAAAATTAGAACCATCGAGACGATCTATCTCCCTTCTCAAACCCCGTTTCGTTTCTTTCTTTTAA
- a CDS encoding ester cyclase family protein, whose amino-acid sequence MKSLYVAKKVLSILIILGNCQAAFSQKEVADDPEKVVQVLVAEYNQNPYNFFKNRATSDFRYINRKGELEDYAKVLKDSEGRSSLESRVSDLKTFKSGDLIIANGLHWIGDPATKSAFTYTFKKQNGKWMFASSQHTPILEVNPISIADNKTVARKYLEEIISRKRPELLKEVFTDDIQMIDGKESGHLKRLEAFLTYFFKAFPDITYTVEDVVAEGDKVFIKATARATHQGEFWGYQPLGNKLEIREIFFFAMENGKVKSHTGYPDMAKLDKQLKAKP is encoded by the coding sequence ATGAAATCTTTATATGTAGCCAAAAAGGTATTGAGTATCTTGATAATTTTAGGGAATTGTCAGGCCGCATTTTCCCAAAAAGAGGTTGCTGATGACCCTGAAAAAGTGGTACAGGTGTTGGTGGCTGAATACAATCAGAACCCTTACAATTTCTTCAAAAATCGGGCAACCAGTGACTTTAGATATATCAATCGAAAAGGAGAGTTGGAAGACTATGCCAAAGTCCTAAAAGACAGTGAAGGCCGCTCCAGCCTCGAAAGTAGGGTGTCTGACCTGAAAACCTTTAAATCCGGAGACTTAATTATTGCCAATGGTCTTCATTGGATTGGAGATCCTGCCACGAAATCGGCATTCACCTATACGTTCAAAAAACAGAATGGGAAGTGGATGTTTGCCTCCTCCCAGCATACCCCTATATTAGAGGTTAATCCAATTTCAATTGCTGATAATAAGACAGTAGCGAGGAAATATTTGGAAGAAATTATCAGTCGTAAAAGACCCGAATTATTAAAGGAAGTATTTACTGATGATATTCAAATGATCGATGGAAAAGAATCGGGTCATTTAAAAAGACTGGAAGCCTTCCTAACCTATTTTTTTAAAGCATTTCCCGATATTACCTATACCGTAGAGGATGTCGTTGCCGAAGGAGATAAAGTTTTTATCAAAGCGACTGCCAGAGCCACCCACCAAGGGGAATTTTGGGGGTATCAGCCATTAGGAAATAAATTGGAAATTAGGGAGATATTCTTTTTTGCCATGGAAAATGGAAAGGTAAAAAGTCATACGGGCTATCCTGACATGGCAAAACTTGACAAGCAACTTAAGGCCAAACCCTAG
- a CDS encoding sensor histidine kinase yields MFNWLTFLLLLSTRAVLAQTNSFHLDSQSELGIVLTEGWKWHKGDHQVWAKPDFDDSRWEMIDPTKDMGDLPQLRPGVTGWFRIRFEVDSSLLNMPLAFQVYQSIASEIYLNGNLLQKYGVVGPTGQEAVGYQPHYEPEGIIFQKTQQVLAVRFSLQPDLPYFYYIRPYKVFEFRLNSVKSAAYIRSLEVKHFGLNCFEAGMFLLLALIHLIFFLNYPKQKANLYFAFSAFSIGIGHLFFGFILKSTSLAFKAYAAAIDYPLIMPVYGIFLYLTIWDLFSQKRTPYFWFLLTYTAIGSLTFTRLYHSGYLWGVVLPLFLANAESLRISFDAFRKKQSGVLAIIIGLAAYFIFFSWFMLIVVDSIPNQQIIQEYDLASVLYNGSLFCAPISFSIYLSRKFAGTSKALESKFKEVQQLSTEKEATLLRQNAELQAALLEGQTTERKRVAADLHDNLGSTLSSLRWSLGAIDKNKLSLHEQEVYRHVQNSIELSYDQVRLLAHNLLPEELEKQGLWVALEQLTRKLNKNTPVTFTLHLPEKKERLKAKIAFELYSICLELINNILKHAQATEARIAVEEVNNEIKLTVIDNGKGISEKDPNGKGLRNIAERVKSLDGSWRVTSNEGKGTLSVISINNGSERYCK; encoded by the coding sequence ATGTTTAACTGGCTGACGTTTCTACTTTTGCTGAGCACTAGAGCTGTACTTGCTCAAACAAATAGCTTTCATCTCGATAGCCAGTCGGAACTGGGAATTGTCCTTACCGAAGGTTGGAAATGGCATAAAGGTGATCATCAAGTCTGGGCAAAACCGGATTTTGACGACTCGAGATGGGAAATGATTGACCCAACAAAAGATATGGGCGATCTACCCCAACTGCGGCCAGGGGTAACAGGTTGGTTTAGGATTCGATTTGAGGTTGACAGCAGTTTACTCAATATGCCCCTGGCATTTCAGGTGTACCAATCCATTGCTTCCGAAATTTATCTGAATGGAAACCTCCTGCAGAAATATGGGGTAGTCGGTCCAACCGGACAAGAAGCAGTAGGGTATCAACCCCATTATGAGCCCGAAGGGATTATTTTTCAAAAGACACAACAAGTACTGGCAGTACGTTTCTCCCTTCAGCCTGATTTACCTTATTTTTACTATATTCGACCTTATAAGGTCTTTGAATTTCGGCTCAATTCTGTAAAATCTGCGGCTTACATACGAAGTTTGGAAGTAAAGCATTTTGGGTTAAATTGTTTTGAAGCCGGAATGTTTTTGTTGTTAGCTTTAATTCATCTGATTTTCTTTCTGAACTACCCAAAGCAGAAAGCAAATCTTTATTTTGCGTTTTCGGCTTTTTCAATTGGTATTGGTCATCTTTTCTTTGGGTTTATTCTAAAGTCCACTTCGCTGGCTTTTAAGGCCTATGCTGCAGCCATTGATTACCCGCTAATTATGCCCGTTTATGGTATATTTTTGTACCTGACTATCTGGGATTTATTTTCTCAGAAGCGAACTCCATACTTTTGGTTTCTGCTTACTTACACCGCAATTGGCTCGTTAACATTTACCAGGCTTTACCACTCGGGTTATCTGTGGGGCGTCGTTCTTCCACTTTTCCTGGCCAATGCCGAATCGTTACGCATCAGTTTTGATGCCTTTCGTAAAAAACAAAGTGGAGTACTGGCTATCATCATTGGCCTTGCTGCCTATTTCATCTTCTTTTCATGGTTCATGCTCATCGTGGTGGATAGTATCCCCAATCAACAAATCATTCAGGAGTATGACTTGGCCAGTGTGTTGTATAATGGAAGTCTTTTTTGCGCTCCGATTTCATTTTCGATCTATCTATCAAGAAAATTCGCCGGCACGAGCAAAGCCTTAGAAAGTAAGTTCAAGGAAGTTCAGCAACTTTCTACCGAAAAAGAAGCCACCCTGCTCCGCCAAAACGCTGAGCTCCAGGCCGCACTGCTGGAAGGTCAAACCACCGAGCGTAAACGGGTAGCCGCTGATCTGCATGATAATCTGGGTAGTACTCTTTCCTCTTTGAGATGGAGCTTAGGAGCCATTGATAAAAATAAACTCAGCCTGCATGAGCAGGAAGTATACCGGCATGTACAAAATAGCATTGAGCTTTCCTATGATCAGGTTCGCCTGCTGGCTCATAATCTGCTACCGGAAGAATTGGAGAAACAGGGTCTTTGGGTAGCTCTTGAGCAACTGACCCGAAAACTCAATAAAAATACGCCGGTCACCTTTACTCTGCACCTACCTGAAAAGAAAGAAAGGCTGAAGGCTAAAATTGCATTTGAGTTGTACAGCATTTGCCTTGAACTCATTAATAACATTCTTAAACATGCTCAAGCGACCGAAGCAAGAATTGCTGTTGAAGAGGTGAATAATGAGATAAAATTAACGGTCATTGACAATGGGAAAGGTATCTCTGAAAAGGATCCCAACGGGAAAGGACTGCGTAACATCGCTGAACGAGTCAAGTCACTGGATGGCTCCTGGAGGGTAACTTCAAATGAAGGGAAAGGCACTTTGTCTGTGATTTCTATTAACAACGGATCTGAAAGATACTGTAAATAA
- a CDS encoding response regulator, with amino-acid sequence MAGRPVKLLLVDDHQIILDGLRFLFSSIENVEVTATFTDSRQILPYLQTHPVDILVADLHMPHLTGIDLTLQVRPLFPELKILLLTMAEDAAHIREAVRAGVHGYVLKKANKADLEKALMYVLAGQRFYSDEVINELAQAPTDNLNLMTPATIQHLTGREVEILKLISEEQSTAEIADKLCISVPTVETHRRNLMIKLNAKNVVGLVKYALKHGLV; translated from the coding sequence ATGGCCGGACGACCCGTCAAGCTCTTATTGGTCGACGACCACCAGATCATTCTGGATGGCCTGCGCTTTTTGTTTTCTTCCATCGAAAACGTCGAGGTGACGGCTACCTTCACCGATAGCCGACAAATACTGCCTTACCTGCAAACTCATCCGGTCGACATCCTAGTGGCGGATCTACACATGCCACATCTGACCGGAATCGATTTAACCTTACAGGTGCGCCCGCTATTTCCCGAATTGAAGATCCTCTTACTCACCATGGCCGAAGATGCCGCCCACATCCGCGAAGCCGTTAGAGCAGGTGTCCATGGGTACGTCCTTAAAAAAGCCAACAAAGCAGATCTCGAGAAAGCCCTGATGTACGTACTGGCGGGGCAACGGTTTTACAGCGACGAGGTGATTAACGAACTGGCCCAGGCCCCCACCGATAACTTGAACCTGATGACCCCCGCCACGATTCAGCACCTGACCGGTCGGGAAGTCGAAATCCTGAAACTGATCTCAGAAGAACAGTCTACCGCCGAGATTGCTGACAAACTCTGCATCAGTGTCCCCACGGTGGAAACCCATCGCCGGAATCTGATGATCAAACTCAACGCTAAAAATGTGGTAGGACTGGTAAAATACGCCCTGAAGCACGGCCTGGTCTGA
- a CDS encoding helix-turn-helix domain-containing protein: MRHFKTISEFHAFVQLPKPQHPLISVVDVETVPHRDSVEPITMLLDFYAISVKRMHNVKLKYGQHPFDFTEGILSFMSPNQVFSIAVDNKDKEVEKSGWVIYIHPDFIWNTPLAKTIKQYDFWDYSLSEALFLSAKEEATITTIILAIQQEYYSTIDRFSKQIIVSHVESLLNYGDRFYDRQFITREKANHQVLERLELLLHDYFNSDDLVERGLPTVQSIAEQLCLSPKYLSNLLRVLTGQNTQQHIHAKLIAKAKEKLSTTNLTVSEIAYELGFEHLQSFSKLFKTKTKLSPLEFRTSFN, from the coding sequence ATGAGGCATTTTAAAACGATAAGCGAATTTCATGCGTTTGTGCAGTTGCCTAAACCGCAACATCCACTTATTAGTGTAGTAGATGTTGAAACCGTTCCGCACAGGGATAGCGTTGAACCAATTACGATGCTACTGGATTTTTATGCTATTTCTGTAAAAAGAATGCATAACGTCAAATTAAAATACGGGCAGCATCCATTTGACTTTACTGAAGGCATTCTGTCTTTTATGTCGCCCAACCAGGTATTTAGTATTGCGGTTGATAACAAAGATAAAGAAGTAGAAAAATCAGGCTGGGTGATCTATATTCATCCTGATTTTATCTGGAATACGCCCTTAGCCAAAACCATAAAGCAATACGATTTTTGGGATTATTCTCTCAGTGAAGCCTTATTTCTTTCTGCAAAAGAAGAAGCGACCATCACTACTATTATTCTCGCTATTCAACAGGAGTATTATTCCACTATTGACAGGTTTAGTAAGCAAATCATTGTCTCACATGTTGAAAGTTTGCTGAATTATGGTGACCGGTTTTATGATCGCCAGTTCATAACACGAGAAAAGGCCAACCATCAAGTACTCGAACGGCTAGAATTACTGCTTCATGATTATTTCAACAGCGATGATTTGGTAGAAAGAGGCTTACCAACTGTTCAGTCAATTGCGGAACAATTATGTCTCTCTCCAAAGTATTTAAGTAATCTATTGCGGGTATTAACAGGGCAAAACACACAGCAGCATATTCATGCTAAGCTAATAGCTAAAGCCAAAGAAAAATTATCGACCACTAACCTGACGGTTAGCGAAATTGCTTACGAGCTGGGTTTTGAACATTTGCAATCATTCAGCAAGCTGTTTAAGACAAAAACTAAACTGTCGCCATTGGAGTTTAGGACTTCTTTTAATTGA
- a CDS encoding cupin domain-containing protein, which translates to MKTIVYKAGITVDFLREGRDTNDEYCEFRCSIKPSSRVPMPHYHQGFEEIVYGEKGIVSWTVNGKTTDIGPGEKLVIPVGAIHMFENKSNETVEFLCRTTPGNAFGSDYFEDIATVLNADGLPDFNKLQDIMKQYGLIPVVGLKRRLIFAIINLIRKIKS; encoded by the coding sequence ATGAAAACTATAGTGTATAAAGCCGGGATTACAGTTGACTTCCTGAGGGAGGGCAGGGATACCAACGATGAGTATTGCGAATTCCGTTGTTCGATCAAGCCCTCAAGCCGAGTTCCTATGCCCCATTATCATCAGGGGTTCGAGGAAATAGTATACGGGGAAAAAGGCATTGTTAGCTGGACGGTAAATGGCAAAACGACCGACATTGGTCCGGGTGAAAAGCTTGTTATTCCTGTGGGGGCTATCCATATGTTTGAAAATAAATCCAATGAAACGGTTGAATTTCTCTGCCGCACCACACCGGGGAATGCATTTGGATCTGACTATTTTGAAGACATCGCTACAGTATTGAATGCGGACGGGCTTCCGGATTTTAACAAACTACAGGACATTATGAAGCAGTATGGCTTGATCCCTGTAGTGGGTTTAAAACGCAGGTTGATTTTTGCCATCATTAATCTGATTAGAAAAATCAAATCCTGA